One genomic window of Opisthocomus hoazin isolate bOpiHoa1 chromosome 16, bOpiHoa1.hap1, whole genome shotgun sequence includes the following:
- the NADK gene encoding NAD kinase isoform X2 → MLQNPKTIMHIQDPASQRLTWNKPPKSVLVIKKIRDASLLQPFKELCVYLTEENNMIVYVEKKVLEDPAIANDDNFGPVKKKFCTFREDYDDISNQIDFIICLGGDGTLLYASSLFQGSVPPVMAFHLGSLGFLTPFNFENFQSQVTQVIEGNAALVLRSRLKVKVVKEHREKITVQNGIEENGVVSTNIEKEVGKQIMQYQVLNEVVVDRGPSSYLSNVDVFLDGHLITTVQGDGVIVSTPTGSTAYAAAAGASMIHPNVPAIMITPICPHSLSFRPIVVPAGVELKIMLSPDARNTAWVSFDGRKRQEICHGDSISITTSCYPLPSICFRDPVSDWFESLAECLHWNVRKKQNNFAVEEEEF, encoded by the exons ATGCTGCAGAATCCTAAAACGATTAT GCACATTCAGGATCCAGCAAGCCAGCGGTTGACATGGAACAAACCTCCCAAGAGCGTCCTTGTTATTAAAAAGATACGTGATGCCAGTCTGCTGCAGCCTTTTAAAGAGCTTTGTGTGTATCTTACTGAG GAGAACAATATGATAGTGTAtgtagaaaaaaaagtattggaaGACCCTGCTATAGCTAACGATGATAATTTTGGACCAGTGAAGAAGAAATTTTGCACCTTCAGAGAAG ATTATGATGATATCTCCAATCAGATAGACTTTATCATATGCCTGGGAGGAGATGGGACCTTACTTTACGCTTCTTCACTTTTCCAG GGTAGTGTACCTCCAGTTATGGCTTTTCATCTGGGATCCCTTGGATTTCTTACTCCATTTAATTTTGAGAATTTTCAGTCCCAAGTCACTCAGGTTATAGAAG GCAATGCAGCACTTGTTCTACGAAGCAGGCTGAAAGTGAAAGTAGTAAAAgagcacagagagaaaataacAGTACAAAATGGTATAGAAGAAAATGGAGTGGTGTCTACAAATATAGAGAAAGAAGTGGGCAAGCAGATTATGCAATATCAG GTCCTAAATGAAGTTGTAGTGGATCGTGGTCCTTCTTCTTACCTTTCCAATGTAGATGTGTTTCTAGATGGGCACCTGATAACAACAGTGCAAGGAGATG GAGTCATTGTCTCCACGCCGACTGGTAGCACTGCctatgcagctgcagcaggagcttCTATGATTCATCCAAATGTTCCTGCAATAATGATCACCCCAATCTGCCCTCACTCGTTGTCTTTCAGACCTATTGTTGTTCCTGCTGGAGTGGAACTCAAG attATGCTCTCCCCGGATGCCAGGAATACAGCATGGGTTTCATTTGATGGAAGGAAGAGGCAGGAAATATGCCATGGAGACAG TATTAGCATCACTACCTCTTGCTATCCCCTTCCTTCGATCTGTTTCCGAGATCCTGTGAGCGACTGGTTTGAAAGCTTGGCTGAGTGTTTACACTGGAATGTTCGGAAGAAGCAAAATAACTTTGCTGTCGAAGAAGAAGAATTTTGA
- the NADK gene encoding NAD kinase isoform X1 — MEMNREKLCASKADVSSDTAFHCSTCHDDEEWSNTSRGRAKSRSLSASPALGSTKEFRRTRSLHGPCPVTTFGPKACMLQNPKTIMHIQDPASQRLTWNKPPKSVLVIKKIRDASLLQPFKELCVYLTEENNMIVYVEKKVLEDPAIANDDNFGPVKKKFCTFREDYDDISNQIDFIICLGGDGTLLYASSLFQGSVPPVMAFHLGSLGFLTPFNFENFQSQVTQVIEGNAALVLRSRLKVKVVKEHREKITVQNGIEENGVVSTNIEKEVGKQIMQYQVLNEVVVDRGPSSYLSNVDVFLDGHLITTVQGDGVIVSTPTGSTAYAAAAGASMIHPNVPAIMITPICPHSLSFRPIVVPAGVELKIMLSPDARNTAWVSFDGRKRQEICHGDSISITTSCYPLPSICFRDPVSDWFESLAECLHWNVRKKQNNFAVEEEEF; from the exons ATGGAGATGAATCGAGAAAAACTGTGTGCCAGCAAGGCTGATGTGAGCTCAGATACTGCTTTTCATTGCTCAACGTGTCATGATGATGAGGAGTGGAGCAATACTAGCCGGGGACGAGCTAAGTCACGAAGTTTGTCTGCTTCACCAGCCCTAGGAAGCACCAAAGAATTCCG GAGAACACGCTCCTTGCATGGACCATGCCCAGTGACCACATTTGGACCAAAGGCCTGTATGCTGCAGAATCCTAAAACGATTAT GCACATTCAGGATCCAGCAAGCCAGCGGTTGACATGGAACAAACCTCCCAAGAGCGTCCTTGTTATTAAAAAGATACGTGATGCCAGTCTGCTGCAGCCTTTTAAAGAGCTTTGTGTGTATCTTACTGAG GAGAACAATATGATAGTGTAtgtagaaaaaaaagtattggaaGACCCTGCTATAGCTAACGATGATAATTTTGGACCAGTGAAGAAGAAATTTTGCACCTTCAGAGAAG ATTATGATGATATCTCCAATCAGATAGACTTTATCATATGCCTGGGAGGAGATGGGACCTTACTTTACGCTTCTTCACTTTTCCAG GGTAGTGTACCTCCAGTTATGGCTTTTCATCTGGGATCCCTTGGATTTCTTACTCCATTTAATTTTGAGAATTTTCAGTCCCAAGTCACTCAGGTTATAGAAG GCAATGCAGCACTTGTTCTACGAAGCAGGCTGAAAGTGAAAGTAGTAAAAgagcacagagagaaaataacAGTACAAAATGGTATAGAAGAAAATGGAGTGGTGTCTACAAATATAGAGAAAGAAGTGGGCAAGCAGATTATGCAATATCAG GTCCTAAATGAAGTTGTAGTGGATCGTGGTCCTTCTTCTTACCTTTCCAATGTAGATGTGTTTCTAGATGGGCACCTGATAACAACAGTGCAAGGAGATG GAGTCATTGTCTCCACGCCGACTGGTAGCACTGCctatgcagctgcagcaggagcttCTATGATTCATCCAAATGTTCCTGCAATAATGATCACCCCAATCTGCCCTCACTCGTTGTCTTTCAGACCTATTGTTGTTCCTGCTGGAGTGGAACTCAAG attATGCTCTCCCCGGATGCCAGGAATACAGCATGGGTTTCATTTGATGGAAGGAAGAGGCAGGAAATATGCCATGGAGACAG TATTAGCATCACTACCTCTTGCTATCCCCTTCCTTCGATCTGTTTCCGAGATCCTGTGAGCGACTGGTTTGAAAGCTTGGCTGAGTGTTTACACTGGAATGTTCGGAAGAAGCAAAATAACTTTGCTGTCGAAGAAGAAGAATTTTGA